The Parasteatoda tepidariorum isolate YZ-2023 chromosome X2, CAS_Ptep_4.0, whole genome shotgun sequence genome includes a region encoding these proteins:
- the LOC107438132 gene encoding uncharacterized protein isoform X3, translating to MFSVTEFISPVEHHGLVKLCGYSHDQFEFQSYISRKDTRISFHTSNYTSQKKASFQLTFTAVRNGFCFKDEKRCRNHNCIWKGLACDGHNNCGDLSDEFDKHISQCSTMSPGESLAVILVTIIGSLILLFIAAYLRGPKITQQIERLSQTNQNNDNLDVPVARSLGSSRTPGPSLRTPIPGPPLRTPIPGPSWRISTPGPSSRTTIPALNRISTNYGSISQFFTSCDFDDVIYPDPPPRYEESVRPSSSSQFPVISSQIFPQVSADSRNGNHVEQS from the exons ATTTCTCCTGTTGAACATCATGGATTGGTGAAACTTTGTGGCTACAGTCATGATcaatttgaatttcaatctTATATTAGTAGGAAAGATACGCGAATCTCATTTCACACCTCTAATTATACCTCTCAGAAAAAAGCATCCTTTCAATTGACATTTACAGCAGTAAGGAATG GGTTCTGCTTTAAAGATGAAAAACGCTGCCGTAATCATAACTGCATTTGGAAAGGTCTAGCTTGTGATGGACATAATAATTGTGGAGATTTAAGTGATGAATTTGATAAGCATATTTCTCAATGTT ctacTATGTCACCTGGTGAATCTTTGGCTGTCATACTTGTTACCATAATAGGTTCCTTGATTTTATTGTTCATCGCTGCCTATTTAAGAGGTCCCAAAATCACCCAACAGATCGAGAGACTCTCACAAACTAATCAAAACAACGATAATTTAGATGTTCCTGTAGCACGAAGTTTGGGTTCATCAAGAACTCCTGGTCCGTCTTTAAGAACTCCGATTCCTGGTCCGCCTTTAAGAACTCCAATTCCTGGTCCGTCATGGAGAATTTCAACTCCTGGTCCGTCATCAAGAACTACAATTCCGGCTTTAAACAGGATCAGTACTAATTATGGATCTATAAGTCAATTTTTTACTTCGTGTGATTTTGATGATGTGATATACCCAGATCCACCTCCTCGTTATGAAGAATCCGTTAGACCAAGTTCTTCGTCACAGTTTCCTGTAATTTCATCCCAAATATTTCCACAGGTTTCTGCTGATTCTAGAAACGGAAATCATGTTGAACAGTCGTAA